Proteins from a genomic interval of Zingiber officinale cultivar Zhangliang chromosome 2A, Zo_v1.1, whole genome shotgun sequence:
- the LOC122042979 gene encoding uncharacterized protein LOC122042979 isoform X2, with translation MGGGRRSSDHLPAELADDGVTSSQSSSDRHPDDSPLSYSPEITVAATDSAAEEEVCYNPPRRKTYNELLESYSNPPARKATLRETKDLILRHKPGDWIEEVGGTTVGDYEVSDCTTLLLIGPRGSGKSTLINRITRVFEDDQSTPHRAQVSHNLSATLGTCFLQEYMIPRKSKSLCIYDTRSLSSKPSDNVELLQCWMTRGVSHGEMVIRQSDDIVTRNTIKSMVRQGVFSPYKKRVVNFVILVVNGVSILEWIHAKDNGYVDILLETFKYPFLSFKDNKPALVITHGDELSISQRACVRMYLGELLGIPPVHQIFDIADMKDEDTELAIVDMLRYCIEHADRNLPFNQNYLLQGQRICHSMMEMLQGYDTILEVVAITLCIILLLLRGIVNLI, from the exons ATGGGCGGTGGTAGGCGATCCTCCGATCATCTTCCGGCAG AACTGGCGGATGACGGCGTGACTTCCTCACAATCTTCCTCTGACCGTCATCCCGATgactcaccactctcatactcgCCCGAGATCACAGTGGCCGCTACTGACTCCGCCGCTGAAGAGGAGGTCTGTTACAACCCACCGCGACGCAAGACTTACAATGAACTCTTGGAGTCTTACAGCAATCCGCCGGCGCGCAAAGCGACCCTCAGAGAAACCAAAGATCTCATCTTGAG GCATAAACCTGGAGATTGGATTGAAGAAGTGGGCGGCACCACGGTCGGCGACTACGAGGTCTCGGACTGCACGACGCTTCTCCTGATTGGGCCTAGGGGTTCTGGTAAGAGTACTCTTATCAATAGGATCACCAGGGTGTTTGAAGACGACCAATCGACTCCTCATAGGGCGCAAGTTTCAC ATAATTTGTCAGCAACATTAGGAACTTGCTTCCTGCAAGAATACATGATTCCGAGGAAATCAAAGTCACTTTGCATTTATGATACTCGGAGTTTGTCCAGTAAACCATCAGATAATGTTGAATTGCTCCAATGTTGGATGACCCGTGGTGTTAGTCATGGAGAGATGGTGATCAG GCAATCAGATGATATCGTGACAAGGAATACAATAAAGTCAATGGTCCGACAAGGTGTATTCAGCCCTTACAAAAAGAGGGTAGTAAACTTTGTCATATTGGTCGTTAATGGAGTCTCTATTTTGGAATGGATTCATGCAAAAGACAATGGTTATGTTGATATACTATTGGAGACCTTCAAATATCCATTCTTGTCGTTTAAAG ATAACAAACCAGCTTTGGTGATCACCCATGGTGATGAATTGTCAATATCACAGCGTGCTTGTGTCCGTATGTACCTAGGAGAGCTCTTGGGAATTCCTCCTGTACATCAAATTTTTGACATTGCAG ACATGAAGGATGAAGATACTGAGTTGGCCATAGTGGACATGTTGCGTTACTGCATTGAACATGCTGATAGGAACCTTCCTTTCAATCAGAACTACTTATTGCAG GGGCAGAGAATCTGCCACAGCATGATGGAGATGTTGCAGGGTTACGATACAATACTAGAAGTCGTCGCCATCACTTTGTGCATCATCCTGCTACTTTTGCGTGGAATTGTGAATCTCATCTAG
- the LOC122042978 gene encoding phospholipase D alpha 1-like translates to MAQILLHGTLHASIFEADSLTNPHRASGGAPRFFRKIVEGIEETVGFGKGSTNIYATIDLEKARVGRTRKLKEPINPRWYESFHIYCAHMAADVVITIKDDNPIGASLIGRAYLPVTEILDGEEVDRWLEICDEHRNPVGDAKVHVKFQYFDVSKDRNWARGVRSGKYPGVPYTFFSQRQGCKVTLYQDAHVPDDFIPRIPLSDGKTYEPHRCWEDIFDAISNAQHLIYITGWSVYTEITLVRDTKRPKPGGDVTLGELLKKKASEGVRVLMLVWDDRTSVGLLKKDGLMATHDEETEQYFKDSDVHCVLCPRNPDDGGSFVQDLQIATMFTHHQKIVVVDHKMPNKSSQQRRIMSFVGGIDLCDGRYDTQFHSLFRTLDTAHHDDFHQPNFGEASIKKGGPREPWHDIHSRLEGPIAWDVLYNFEQRWRKQGRKDVLVELRDISDIIIPPSPVMFPEDQDTWNVQLFRSIDEGAAFGFPEAPEDAARAGLVSGKDNIIDRSIQDAYINAIRRAKDFIYIENQYFLGSCYAWKADDIKPEDIGALHLIPKELSLKIVSKIEAGERFTVYIVVPMWPEGIPESGSVQAILDWQRRTMDMMYADIVQALQAKGLEDNPKDYLTFFCLGNREVKKSGEYEPEEQPPPDTDYSKAQEARRFMIYVHTKMMIVDDEYIIIGSANINQRSMDGSRDSEIAMGAYQPHHLSTRELAKGQIHGFRMALWYEHLGMLDEVFQHPQTLECIQKVNKIAEKYWDLYSSDNLDSDLPGHLLSYPIGVSGDGTVTELPGTEFFPDTKARVLGTKSDYLPPILTT, encoded by the exons ATTGTTGAAGGTATTGAAGAAACTGTGGGTTTTGGCAAAGGTTCCACCAATATATATGCCACAATTGATCTAGAGAAGGCCCGTGTTGGCCGAACAAGAAAACTTAAGGAACCTATCAATCCTCGTTGGTATGAGTCATTTCATATATATTGTGCCCACATGGCAGCAGATGTTGTCATCACCATCAAAGATGACAACCCTATCGGGGCATCACTCATTGGAAGAGCTTATTTGCCGGTCACTGAGATTCTTGATGGTGAAGAAGTGGATAGGTGGCTTGAGATATGTGATGAACATCGGAATCCTGTTGGAGATGCTAAGGTTCATGTGAAATTTCAATACTTTGATGTTTCAAAAGACCGCAACTGGGCAAGGGGTGTTCGAAGTGGAAAATATCCTGGTGTCCCCTACACATTTTTCTCACAGAGACAAGGTTGCAAGGTAACCCTTTACCAAGATGCACATGTCCCTGACGACTTCATTCCCCGAATCCCTCTTTCTGATGGTAAAACCTATGAACCTCATAGGTGCTGGGAAGATATTTTTGATGCAATTAGTAATGCACAACATCTTATATACATCACGGGATGGTCTGTGTACACAGAGATCACTTTGGTGAGAGACACCAAGAGGCCAAAACCAGGTGGAGATGTTACACTTGGAGAGCTCCTTAAGAAGAAGGCTAGTGAAGGTGTTCGAGTCCTTATGCTAGTTTGGGATGACAGAACCTCAGTAGGTTTACTGAAGAAAGATGGTCTTATGGCAACCCATGATGAGGAAACTGAACAATATTTCAAGGACTCGGATGTACACTGTGTTTTGTGCCCTCGAAATCCTGATGATGGTGGAAGCTTTGTTCAAGACCTACAAATTGCCACTATGTTCACTCATCATCAAAAGATTGTTGTTGTTGACCACAAGATGCCTAACAAGAGTTCTCAGCAGCGAAGAATTATGAGCTTTGTTGGGGGCATTGATCTTTGTGATGGGAGATATGATACACAATTTCATTCTTTGTTCAGGACATTGGACACGGCTCATCATGATGACTTCCACCAACCAAATTTTGGAGAGGCTTCAATCAAGAAAGGTGGACCACGAGAGCCTTGGCATGATATCCATTCACGGCTCGAAGGACCTATTGCCTGGGATGTTTTGTACAATTTTGAACAGAGATGGAGAAAGCAGGGAAGAAAAGATGTCCTTGTAGAGCTTCGAGATATATCTGATATCATAATTCCACCTTCTCCTGTCATGTTTCCAGAGGACCAAGATACTTGGAATGTTCAACTGTTCAGATCTATTGATGAAGGTGCTGCTTTTGGCTTCCCTGAGGCCCCAGAGGATGCTGCTAGAGCTGGGCTTGTTAGTGGGAAGGATAACATCATTGATAGAAGCATTCAAGATGCATACATAAATGCTATTCGTAGGGCAAAAGATTTTATCTACATTGAAAATCAATACTTCCTTGGCAGTTGTTATGCATGGAAAGCTGATGACATCAAGCCTGAGGACATTGGTGCATTGCATCTGATCCCCAAGGAGTTGTCTTTGAAGATTGTTAGTAAGATTGAAGCTGGGGAAAGGTTTACTGTCTATATCGTTGTTCCAATGTGGCCAGAGGGCATACCAGAAAGTGGATCAGTTCAAGCAATCTTAGATTGGCAGCGGCGGACAATGGACATGATGTATGCAGATATTGTTCAAGCTCTTCAGGCAAAAGGACTCGAAGATAATCCGAAGGACTATTTGACCTTCTTTTGCTTAGGGAATCGAGAGGTAAAAAAGAGTGGGGAATATGAACCTGAGGAGCAGCCACCGCCAGACACTGACTACAGCAAGGCTCAAGAGGCCAGACGATTTATGATCTATGTTCATACGAAAATGATGATTG TTGATGATGAGTATATCATAATCGGATCTGCCAACATCAACCAGCGATCAATGGATGGAAGCAGGGATTCTGAGATTGCTATGGGAGCATACCAACCACACCACCTGTCAACGAGGGAACTAGCAAAGGGACAGATCCATGGTTTCAGAATGGCCCTTTGGTATGAGCATCTGGGAATGCTTGATGAAGTCTTCCAGCATCCACAGACATTGGAGTGCATACAGAAGGTCAACAAGATAGCTGAGAAATACTGGGATCTATATTCAAGTGACAATCTCGACAGCGATCTGCCAGGTCACCTTCTTAGCTATCCTATAGGAGTCTCCGGTGACGGCACTGTCACAGAGTTGCCAGGGACGGAGTTCTTCCCTGACACCAAAGCACGAGTCCTCGGAACCAAATCTGACTATCTTCCACCCATCCTCACTACATGA
- the LOC122042979 gene encoding uncharacterized protein LOC122042979 isoform X1, producing MGGGRRSSDHLPAVVSELADDGVTSSQSSSDRHPDDSPLSYSPEITVAATDSAAEEEVCYNPPRRKTYNELLESYSNPPARKATLRETKDLILRHKPGDWIEEVGGTTVGDYEVSDCTTLLLIGPRGSGKSTLINRITRVFEDDQSTPHRAQVSHNLSATLGTCFLQEYMIPRKSKSLCIYDTRSLSSKPSDNVELLQCWMTRGVSHGEMVIRQSDDIVTRNTIKSMVRQGVFSPYKKRVVNFVILVVNGVSILEWIHAKDNGYVDILLETFKYPFLSFKDNKPALVITHGDELSISQRACVRMYLGELLGIPPVHQIFDIADMKDEDTELAIVDMLRYCIEHADRNLPFNQNYLLQGQRICHSMMEMLQGYDTILEVVAITLCIILLLLRGIVNLI from the exons ATGGGCGGTGGTAGGCGATCCTCCGATCATCTTCCGGCAG TCGTCTCAGAACTGGCGGATGACGGCGTGACTTCCTCACAATCTTCCTCTGACCGTCATCCCGATgactcaccactctcatactcgCCCGAGATCACAGTGGCCGCTACTGACTCCGCCGCTGAAGAGGAGGTCTGTTACAACCCACCGCGACGCAAGACTTACAATGAACTCTTGGAGTCTTACAGCAATCCGCCGGCGCGCAAAGCGACCCTCAGAGAAACCAAAGATCTCATCTTGAG GCATAAACCTGGAGATTGGATTGAAGAAGTGGGCGGCACCACGGTCGGCGACTACGAGGTCTCGGACTGCACGACGCTTCTCCTGATTGGGCCTAGGGGTTCTGGTAAGAGTACTCTTATCAATAGGATCACCAGGGTGTTTGAAGACGACCAATCGACTCCTCATAGGGCGCAAGTTTCAC ATAATTTGTCAGCAACATTAGGAACTTGCTTCCTGCAAGAATACATGATTCCGAGGAAATCAAAGTCACTTTGCATTTATGATACTCGGAGTTTGTCCAGTAAACCATCAGATAATGTTGAATTGCTCCAATGTTGGATGACCCGTGGTGTTAGTCATGGAGAGATGGTGATCAG GCAATCAGATGATATCGTGACAAGGAATACAATAAAGTCAATGGTCCGACAAGGTGTATTCAGCCCTTACAAAAAGAGGGTAGTAAACTTTGTCATATTGGTCGTTAATGGAGTCTCTATTTTGGAATGGATTCATGCAAAAGACAATGGTTATGTTGATATACTATTGGAGACCTTCAAATATCCATTCTTGTCGTTTAAAG ATAACAAACCAGCTTTGGTGATCACCCATGGTGATGAATTGTCAATATCACAGCGTGCTTGTGTCCGTATGTACCTAGGAGAGCTCTTGGGAATTCCTCCTGTACATCAAATTTTTGACATTGCAG ACATGAAGGATGAAGATACTGAGTTGGCCATAGTGGACATGTTGCGTTACTGCATTGAACATGCTGATAGGAACCTTCCTTTCAATCAGAACTACTTATTGCAG GGGCAGAGAATCTGCCACAGCATGATGGAGATGTTGCAGGGTTACGATACAATACTAGAAGTCGTCGCCATCACTTTGTGCATCATCCTGCTACTTTTGCGTGGAATTGTGAATCTCATCTAG